The Naumovozyma dairenensis CBS 421 chromosome 3, complete genome genome has a window encoding:
- the REX2 gene encoding Rex2p (similar to Saccharomyces cerevisiae REX2 (YLR059C); ancestral locus Anc_8.35), translating into MSFEMTLTWNIELYIKIKYLLIENEIIASDRQNLFTAKEKGHMNYLSKIRPLTKLRTSTASFLRLLPTRRDFITKYTKKNHYLNNTYYKMTNEITPIEDTGAHSRLFKPIVWIDCEMTGLDHTSDRIIEICCIITDGNLKIVDKEGDNCYESVIHYDSKVMDNMNEWCIDQHGKSGLTAKVLESTKTREQVEEELLAYIKKFIPDPNVGIMAGNSIHMDRLFMLREFPKVIKHLFYRLIDVSTIMEVSRRHNNELAQIVPRKETAHTAKKDILESIAQLQWYQDHYLKNPNETKEFVAASIKEQEKEKSNTDLASVLKNEFNKRPLEKDISIEDEQHKRTKQESLQNL; encoded by the coding sequence atgaGTTTCGAGATGACACTTACATGGAATATAGaactatatataaaaataaagtatCTTTTGATCGAGAATGAAATAATAGCATCAGACAGACAAAACCTATTCACagcaaaagaaaaaggtcATATGAACTATCTTTCTAAGATTAGACCATTGACGAAACTAAGAACATCAACTGCATCGTTTTTACGTCTCTTACCAACAAGAAGAGATTTTATTACCAAatatacaaagaaaaaccattatttgaataatacATACTATAAAATGACCAATGAAATCACTCCAATAGAAGATACCGGAGCTCACTCAAGGTTATTCAAACCAATCGTTTGGATAGATTGTGAAATGACTGGGTTAGATCATACTTCAGATCgtatcattgaaatttgtTGCATCATAACAGAtggtaatttgaaaatagtAGACAAAGAAGGTGATAACTGTTACGAAAGTGTAATTCATTATGATTCTAAGGTTATGGATAATATGAACGAATGGTGTATTGATCAACATGGGAAAAGTGGGTTAACTGCTAAAGTCTTGGAAAGTACAAAGACAAGAGAACAAGTAGAGGAAGAATTATTGGCATacattaaaaaattcatcCCTGACCCTAACGTTGGTATAATGGCGGGAAATTCTATTCATATGGATAGACTTTTCATGTTGAGAGAATTTCCAAAAGTTATCAAGcatttattttatagaCTCATTGACGTCAGTACCATTATGGAAGTCTCTAGAAGACACAATAACGAACTAGCTCAAATAGTACCAAGAAAGGAAACAGCTCATACTGCTAAAAAGGATATATTAGAAAGTATTGCTCAATTACAATGGTATCAggatcattatttgaaaaatccGAACGAAACTAAAGAGTTTGTAGCAGCATCTataaaagaacaagaaaaggaaaaatccAACACTGATTTGGCATCTGTACTTAAAAATGAGTTTAACAAAAGACCGTTAGAGAAAGATATTTCAATAGAAGATGAACAACATAAAAGGACGAAACAAGAATCTCTCCAAAACCTGTAG
- the MNL2 gene encoding putative mannosidase MNL2 (similar to Saccharomyces cerevisiae YLR057W; ancestral locus Anc_8.39) produces the protein MALVKLLQSVFRKVQSVLLLCVTVSLLFYYTFENEIDILNSYAENEYLPSIKKEIYDQMTLNDESTKSPNRKPLIAADDDVHLDHHQVGFQDVDPQPLDHQIKNGQKSKNSHLNEDLSDPLILKEKNKYFPLLISEPRHDPSLVFVPEEDRPDSLMTSLLTYKEKYPVLLEISLPLHFQQSSKIRAQDAPDDDTNNDDNTKKNIVQATKFEDGGATQSNIRSDVKNVFIKTWKQNDLIKLAKREKNKRWPIDLIDSLDTLYIMDQKDLFQEALDIISETDFRIPPKAVDIVNIADLSTRGVGGLLSAYELSQNQVLLAKAKQMADFILRAFDTPNRLPVLKYSWKSPFNNRFPYKNSTLDDITKMSLELTRLSQLTSEDNYFDAVHRVYTILTNSFNDFSMDYMFPKFVDASGCQILTSKEISSGKHQKNSQIMRSIDENLRFVHCYQSKKVLPVHSNDNNGKGNHPDLITINRSLFDTLIKLYQQLNYHDILNLYEEDIGISSVESHEESPQKEVKSVYKREAAAVITATDSKMEDTLPSGPTSKTILKEFFNTVTRFFIFHPIIPNLNLSLITSVFVKDKYVPTTNELEVELLRTFNVDISSCSLGSTLALNSKISASSPKEMNDQLNMARNLTKSCFQLNKFFQGKMPISLSLDPCLDKFGKEQYCQYNEQDKINNIMNGLYKGDDGKFLHKSGSQNDLTIKISDNKVHSNNNIDDENGGSFTKPKNILILSTNEKYRGVTSILPESINNESKKWTDHPDWPLWINDMGPKQVLNPDLIESIFYMYRITGDAEWREMGHDLFETVLKVLKETNVGAKGLWHISELKGDDSDEPTVPNHWISKTLKYFHLLFGSADKYSLDDYVFSESGHLLKRELPSTA, from the coding sequence ATGGCACTCGTGAAACTTCTACAATCAGTTTTTAGAAAAGTACAGTCGGTACTTCTTCTATGTGTCACTGTTTCattgttattttattatacttttgaaaatgaaattgatatcCTCAATTCTTATgcagaaaatgaatatttacCTTCGATAAAGAAGGAAATTTATGATCAGATGACATTAAATGATGAGTCTACCAAAAGTCCAAATAGAAAGCCTCTGATAGCAGCTGATGACGATGTACACCttgatcatcatcaagTAGGTTTCCAAGATGTGGATCCACAACCTTTAGAccatcaaataaaaaatggacagaaatcaaagaattcACATCTTAATGAAGATTTGTCTGATCCATTAATACTTAAAGAGAAAAACAAATACTTcccattattaatatcagaACCAAGGCATGATCCATCATTGGTGTTTGTACCCGAAGAAGATCGTCCTGATTCTTTAATGACTTCATTATTGAcatacaaagaaaaatatccTGTACTATTGGAAATTTCACTACCTTTACATTTCCAACAATCATCAAAGATACGAGCACAAGATGCTCCAGACGATGatacaaataatgatgacaATACTAAGAAAAACATTGTCCAGGCGacaaaatttgaagatggtGGAGCTACACAAAGTAATATCAGATCAGATGTGAAAAATGTCTTTATCAAGACATGGAAAcaaaatgatttaattaagCTTGCTAAAAGggagaaaaataaaaggtGGCCCAtagatttaattgattcattagATACTTTATACATAATGGACCAAAAAGACCTTTTCCAAGAAGCTCTCGATATTATTTCTGAAACTGATTTTAGAATCCCGCCAAAAGCTGTTGATATAGTAAATATTGCTGACTTATCGACGAGAGGTGTTGGTGGATTATTATCTGCATATGAATTATCACAAAATCAAGTCTTATTAGCGAAGGCTAAGCAAATGGCAGATTTCATATTGAGAGCATTTGATACTCCTAATAGATTACCtgtattgaaatattcttgGAAGTCACcatttaataatagatTCCCATACAAAAATTCAACATTGGATGATATTACTAAAATGTCATTGGAATTGACACGATTATCTCAATTGACATCAGAAGATAACTACTTCGATGCAGTTCATAGAGTTTACACGATTTTAAcaaattcattcaatgatttttcaatggattATATGTTTCCTAAATTTGTTGACGCATCTGGTTGTCAAATTTTGACTTCAAAGGAAATTTCCAGTGGGAAACATCAAAAGAATTCTCAAATTATGAGAAgtattgatgaaaatttgaGGTTTGTTCATTGTTATCAATCGAAAAAAGTATTACCCGTTCATTCGAATGACAATAATGGTAAAGGTAATCATCCAGATTTAATTACGATAAATAGATCGCTCTTCGATACGTTAATTAAGCTATACCAACAATTAAACTATcatgatattttaaatttatacGAAGAAGATATCGGGATTAGTTCAGTTGAATCCCATGAAGAATCACCTCAAAAGGAAGTGAAAAGTGTATACAAACGAGAAGCCGCCGCTGTGATTACGGCAACTGATTCCAAAATGGAGGATACATTACCAAGTGGTCCTACTTCTAAAACTATACTAAAAGAATTCTTCAATACAGTAACTagattctttattttccatCCAATAATACCTAATTTAAATCTCTCATTGATTACATCCGTATTTGTTAAGGATAAATATGTCCCAACTacaaatgaattagaagTGGAACTGTTAAGAACATTTAATGTAGATATATCATCATGTTCACTAGGGTCTACATTAGCattaaattccaaaatatcTGCAAGTTCACCAAAGGAAATGAAtgatcaattaaatatGGCAAGAAACTTAACTAAGAGTTGCTTccaattaaataaatttttccaaGGTAAAATGCccatttcattatctttgGATCCCTGTCTAGATAAATTTGGTAAAGAACAATATTGTCAATACAATGAACAGgataaaattaataatataatgaatgGTCTATATAAAGGTGATGATGGGAAATTTCTACATAAAAGTGGTTCCCAAAATGATCTAACTATCAAAATTTCTGATAATAAAGTTCattccaataataatattgatgatgagaaTGGAGGAAGTTTTACTaaaccaaaaaatattttaattttaagtactaatgaaaaatatagagGTGTCACATCGATACTCCCTGAAAGcataaataatgaatccaAGAAATGGACTGACCATCCTGATTGGCCACTTTGGATTAATGATATGGGTCCTAAACAAGTACTAAACCCTGATTTAATCGAATCGATATTTTATATGTATAGAATTACAGGTGATGCTGAATGGAGAGAAATGGGTCATGACTTATTTGAAACCGTTTTGAAAGTCTTGAAAGAAACTAATGTAGGCGCTAAGGGCTTATGGCATATAAGTGAATTGAAGGGAGATGATAGTGATGAACCGACGGTACCCAATCATTGGATTTCGAAaacattaaaatattttcatttgctATTTGGAAGTGCTGACAAATATTCTTTAGATGATTATGTGTTTTCAGAAAGCGGGCATTTACTGAAAAGAGAATTACCATCTACAGCTtaa
- the LPD1 gene encoding dihydrolipoyl dehydrogenase (similar to Saccharomyces cerevisiae LPD1 (YFL018C) and YPL017C; ancestral locus Anc_8.56), translating into MLRSFISKRSFSISFRNLSPTSKSHDIVIIGGGPGGYVAAIKAAQLGFDTACIEKRGKLGGTCLNVGCIPSKALLNNSLMYHQMQHDSKQRGIDIEGQVKLNIDTFQKAKDKVVNQLTGGVEMLFKKNKVTYYKGNGSFENENVVKVSPVEGLEGSVKEDVLLDAKNIIIATGSEVTPFPGITIDEERIVSSTGALSLKEIPKRLAIIGGGIIGLEMGSVYNRLGSKTTVLEFQDQIGASMDGEVASSIQKILKKQGMDFKLSTKVISAERKGDVVDIVVEKSGKKETIQADVLLVAVGRRPYIEGLNAEKLGLDVDKKGRLVIDDQFNTKFPHIKVIGDVTFGPMLAHKAEEEGIAAAEIFKTGHGHVNYNNIPSVMYSHPEVAWVGKTEEQLKADGIKYKIGKFPFIANSRAKTNMDTEGFVKIIIDAETERLLGAHIIGPNAGEMIAEAGLALEYGASAEDIARVCHAHPTLSEAFKEANLAAYSKPINF; encoded by the coding sequence atgttaagATCATTCATTTCTAAAAGATCTTTTTCGATCTCATTTCGTAACCTCTCCCCTACTTCGAAAAGTCATGATATAGTCATCATCGGTGGTGGTCCCGGTGGTTATGTCGCTGCTATTAAGGCTGCCCAATTGGGGTTTGACACGGCATGTATAGAGAAAAGAGGTAAATTAGGTGGTACATGTTTAAACGTCGGTTGTATCCCTTCAAAAGCACtcttaaataattctttaatgtATCATCAAATGCAACATGATTCCAAACAAAGAGGGATCGATATTGAAGGACAAGTTAAATTAAACATTGATACATTCCAAAAGGCTAAGGATAAAGTCGTTAACCAATTGACTGGTGGTGTGGAAATgttattcaagaaaaataaagtcACTTATTATAAAGGGAATGGATCTTtcgaaaatgaaaatgtaGTCAAAGTTAGTCCCGTGGAGGGATTGGAAGGTTCTGTAAAAGAAGATGTTTTACTTGACgctaaaaatattattattgctaCTGGTTCAGAAGTAACTCCATTCCCAGGTATTactattgatgaagaaagaattgTATCTTCTACGGGAGCTTTATCGTTGAAGGAAATTCCAAAAAGATTAGCCATTATTGGAGGTGGTATCATAGGTTTAGAAATGGGTTCTGTTTATAATAGATTAGGGTCAAAAACGACAGTTCTTGAATTCCAAGATCAAATTGGTGCCTCCATGGATGGTGAAGTGGCCAGctcaattcaaaaaatactAAAGAAACAAGGTATGGATTTCAAATTAAGTACCAAAGTCATTTCTGCAGAAAGAAAAGGTGATGTAGTCGATATCGTTGTCGAAAAATCGGgtaaaaaggaaacaattCAAGCTGATGTATTATTAGTAGCAGTAGGCAGAAGACCGTACATCGAAGGTCTAAATGCTGAAAAATTAGGCCTAGATGTCGATAAGAAGGGACGTCTAGTGATTGATGACCAATTCAACACTAAATTTCCTCATATTAAAGTCATTGGTGACGTCACTTTCGGTCCAATGTTAGCTCATAAggctgaagaagaaggtatTGCTGCAGCAGAAATATTTAAGACTGGCCATGGACATGTTAATtacaataatattccatCAGTCATGTATTCTCATCCTGAAGTAGCATGGGTTGGTAAGACAGAAGAACAATTGAAAGCAGATggtattaaatataaaattggTAAATTCCCATTTATTGCCAATTCAAGAGCTAAGACAAACATGGATACAGAAGGTTTTgtaaagattattattgatgcTGAAACTGAACGTCTGTTAGGTGCCCACATCATTGGTCCAAATGCAGGTGAAATGATTGCTGAAGCTGGTCTTGCACTAGAATATGGTGCATCTGCTGAAGACATCGCAAGAGTGTGCCATGCTCATCCTACCTTATCGGAAGCATTCAAAGAAGCAAATTTAGCAGCTTACTCTAAGCCAATTAACTTTTAA
- the SPT8 gene encoding SAGA complex subunit SPT8 (similar to Saccharomyces cerevisiae SPT8 (YLR055C); ancestral locus Anc_8.43) → MDDVDDILNQSQVADDNDDNDDEIGSQNNEQDEEEEEEDDVDENDMMEGDFNINVESQQEDEDNEEDEDMGMDEDMDADANDEDADEDEDDENDEDDEDDEEEGDDNESNANDSSSISSDDNTENDPEEVQDQQDKNIKNNDGESKEDKTSIEMDEPSETQSNIDTSAENKEGKPTGNKESSSRSISDGLIEDNTNSSSTSMEPENKLTSPNDNMTMNDKIYNYYTQMRQSSKIVDSYVIYPTAATPIQTDVNALTVSKGLKYLFLGGNDGYIRKYDLLNTLEGKLSLTILQKHALTESIQNAGILQNYWENEIPQKKSEVKLAANKKEYEMKVSPVYSLAVESECMFLLSGLSNGGITMHGVRYMEGSIGHYFAPGKQGHSNVVNILKMNGEENRFISGSWDKKILEWDLQNGKIVNEFKGTTSELSSLELRPLFSTVDINNDIISADSNTKMSTTNSENNDDEMESLFGDDEEDEDADINMDKDDDDEKNANKKMGNDTKIPSIADEISKTKLNIVYDESVFMTSGLNGSIHIWDRRNGETPVLNLQRGPDIPPWCLSACWNVDGDHIYAGRRNACVEEFDIKMPSKPCNVLKLPTISGPVSNVYAMPNNKQLLVASRDNIRLYNTKPENTSKSSGAPFLIVPGHHGGSISNLYVDPTCRFLISTSGNRGWQGVSTDLTLIYDIDLA, encoded by the coding sequence ATGGATGACGTagatgatatattaaacCAAAGTCAGGTGGCCGACGATAATGACGACAATGACGACGAAATTGGATcacaaaataatgaacaagatgaggaggaggaagaagaagatgacgttgatgaaaatgacaTGATGGAAGGGGATTTTAACATCAATGTAGAATCTCAACAAGAGGATGAGGATAAtgaggaagatgaagacATGGGGATGGATGAAGATATGGATGCTGACGCGAATGATGAAGACgcagatgaagatgaagatgatgaaaatgatgaagatgacgaaGATGACGAGGAAGAAGGAGATGACAACGAAAGTAACGCCAATGATAGCTCTAGTATAAGTTCAGATGATAATACGGAGAATGATCCCGAAGAAGTCCAAGATCAGCAGGAtaaaaacataaaaaataatgacgGTGAAAGCAAAGAAGATAAGACGTCTATTGAGATGGATGAACCGTCTGAGACACAATCAAATATAGATACCAGTgctgaaaataaagaaggtAAGCCCACCGGAAATAAAGAGTCTAGTTCTCGTTCTATTAGTGATGGACTTATTGAAGACAATACAAACTCATCATCAACTTCCATGGAACCTGAGAACAAATTGACATCTcctaatgataatatgaccatgaatgataaaatatataattattatactCAAATGCGACAATCATCGAAAATTGTAGATTCATATGTCATATATCCCACTGCAGCAACACCCATACAAACGGACGTTAATGCATTAACAGTTTCCAAGggtttgaaatatttattcttaGGAGGAAATGATGGTtatattagaaaatatgatttattgaataCATTAGAGGggaaattatcattaacaATTTTACAAAAGCATGCATTAACGGAATCAATTCAAAATGCTGgtattttacaaaattattgggaaaatgaaataccGCAAAAGAAATCAGAAGTCAAATTGGCagcaaataaaaaagaatatgaaaTGAAAGTAAGTCCTGTATACTCATTAGCTGTAGAAAGTGAATGTATGTTCTTACTAAGTGGGCTATCGAATGGTGGGATTACAATGCATGGTGTTAGATACATGGAGGGTTCCATTGGACATTATTTTGCTCCCGGGAAGCAAGGACATTCAAACgttgtaaatattttaaaaatgaatgGTGAAGAAAATAGATTCATCAGTGGGTCTTGggataaaaaaatattagaatgggatttacaaaatggaaaaatagTAAATGAATTCAAAGGCACTACCTCAGAATTATCGTCTTTGGAGTTAAGACCGTTATTCTCTACCGtggatattaataatgatataatatctGCTGATTCAAATACCAAAATGTCCACAACAAATTCCgagaataatgatgatgaaatggaATCGTTATTTGGTGACGACgaagaagacgaagatgctgatataaatatggataaagatgatgatgacgaaaAAAATGCTAACAAGAAAATGGGAAATGATACCAAGATTCCTTCCATAGCAGATGAAATATcgaaaacaaaattaaaCATCGTTTATGATGAATCAGTATTTATGACATCGGGATTGAATGGTTCAATACATATTTGGGATCGACGTAATGGTGAAACTCCCGTATTAAACCTTCAAAGAGGGCCAGATATTCCGCCGTGGTGTCTTTCAGCGTGTTGGAATGTTGATGGTGATCATATCTATGCAGGTAGAAGAAATGCTTGCGTGGAGGAATTTGATATCAAAATGCCATCCAAACCATGTAATGTGTTGAAATTACCGACTATATCGGGTCCAGTTTCCAACGTATATGCAATGCCCAATAATAAACAACTTCTAGTTGCATCGAGAGATAATATTAGACTTTATAATACCAAACCTGAAAATacttcaaaatcatcagGTGCCCCATTTCTAATTGTTCCAGGACATCATGGTGGTTCGATTTCCAATTTATATGTTGATCCAACATGTAGATTCCTAATAAGTACTAGCGGAAATCGTGGATGGCAAGGTGTTTCTACAGATCTTACTTTGATTTATGATATAGACTTAGcatag
- the FCF2 gene encoding Fcf2p (similar to Saccharomyces cerevisiae FCF2 (YLR051C); ancestral locus Anc_8.54), translated as MDENASIDDLFGALTSAVQDKNSTSISDEKNSSGDVVAVTAGDDDDEENDFSKNVLQFDDGEKGRKIVDTEKEFANIEKNLRNLPKLENGFDSLATKKASTIEKEKKNEQTGLIQDKQKNNTTRNIDTKNDWFTLPKPDDNMRRELQRDLVLLQHRAALDPKRHYKKDRWQIPDRFAVGTIIDNKAEFYSSRLTNKERKSTMLETLMGDDTTNKYFKRKYSEIQVQKTSGKKGHFKKMKSMRKKY; from the coding sequence ATGGACGAAAATGCTAGTATAGATGATCTTTTTGGCGCATTGACATCGGCTGTCCAAGACAAGAATTCAACGTCTATTTCAGATGAGAAAAACAGTTCAGGtgatgttgttgctgttaCCGctggtgatgatgatgatgaagagaatgatttttcaaaaaatgtcCTTCAATTTGATGATGGAGAAAAAGGCAGGAAGATAGTTGACACGGAAAAAGAATTTGCTAATAtagagaaaaatttaagaaatctaCCCAAGCTTGAAAATGGGTTTGACAGTTTGGCCACGAAGAAAGCTAGCACTATagaaaaagagaagaagaatgaaCAAACTGGATTAATTCAAGATaaacaaaagaataataCAACGAGAAATATTGATACAAAGAACGATTGGTTTACACTACCTAAGCCAGATGATAATATGCGTAGAGAGCTTCAGAGAGATTTAGTATTATTACAACACCGTGCTGCATTAGATCCAAAGAGACATTATAAGAAAGACCGCTGGCAAATACCTGACAGATTTGCCGTCGGTAcaattattgataataaggCTGAATTCTACAGTAGTAGGTTGACAAATAAAGAAAGGAAATCGACAATGTTAGAAACTTTAATGGGCGATGATACCactaataaatatttcaagaGAAAATATAGCGAAATTCAAGTACAGAAAACTAGCGGTAAAAAAGGtcatttcaagaaaatgaaatcaatgaGAAAGAAGTATTAG
- the ERG3 gene encoding C-5 sterol desaturase (similar to Saccharomyces cerevisiae ERG3 (YLR056W); ancestral locus Anc_8.41) — translation MDFVLEVLDHYIFDDLYAKILPASLSSQISPNLKNLLDLNDGFILQNSTLFQETLRLKNSVKVNNDVYGLNPYLFEWTTSTFNSLLPRHNLIREFLSLWVIVTIFGLLLYFSMASMSYLFVFDKTIFNHPRYLKNQMALEIQLAASAIPVMSLLTVPWFLLEINGHSKLYFSLDFTSAKGIKKNLIEMASFIFFTDCGIYLCHRWLHWPRIYKALHKPHHKWLVCTPFASHSFHPVDGYAQSLSYHLYPIILPLNKLTYLLLFTFVNFWTVMIHDGNHMSNNAIVNGTACHTVHHLYFNYNYGQFTTLWDRLGGSYRKPDESLFGDKNKDKKTWEAQEEEIESYIELMEDGDDDRVYNKEEENKKFK, via the coding sequence ATGGATTTTGTCTTAGAAGTACTCGATCATTATATCTTCGATGATCTTTATGCTAAAATACTACCAGCATCATTGTCATCACAAATATCtccaaatttgaaaaatctatTAGATTTAAATGACGGTTTCATATTACAAAATTCAACTCTGTTTCAAGAAACTTtaagattgaaaaattctgtcaaagttaataatgatgttTATGGGTTGAATCCATACTTGTTCGAATGGACCACATCtactttcaattcattacTACCACGTCACAATTTGATTCGAgaatttctttcattatGGGTTATCGTCACAATCTTTgggttattattatatttttcaatggcTTCCATGAGTTACCTTTTCGTTTTCGATAAGACAATCTTCAATCATCCAagatatttgaaaaatcaaatggCTTTGGAAATTCAATTAGCTGCTTCTGCTATCCCAGTAATGTCACTATTAACTGTCCCATGGTTCCTATTGGAAATTAATGGCCATTCCAAATTATATTTCTCATTAGATTTCACATCAGCAAAGGGAATCAAGAAAAACTTAATCGAAATGGcttcttttatatttttcactgATTGTGGGATCTATTTATGCCATAGATGGTTACATTGGCCACGTATCTACAAAGCCCTTCATAAACCTCATCATAAATGGTTAGTTTGCACTCCATTTGCCTCTCATTCTTTTCACCCTGTTGATGGTTATGCTCAATCTTTATCATACCATTTATATCCAATAATATTACCATTAAACAAGTTAACTTATTTACTTCTCTTCACTTTTGTCAATTTCTGGACTGTGATGATTCACGACGGAAATCATATGTCAAATAATGCTATCGTGAATGGTACAGCTTGTCATACTGTacatcatctttatttcAATTATAACTATGGTCAATTCACTACTCTATGGGATAGATTAGGTGGATCTTATCGTAAACCAGACGAAAGTTTATTCGgtgataaaaataaagataagaaaACTTGGGAAGCTCAAGaggaagaaattgaatcttACATTGAATTAATGGAagatggtgatgatgacaGAGTTTACAAcaaagaggaagaaaacaaaaagttTAAGTAA
- the NDAI0C06440 gene encoding uncharacterized protein (ancestral locus Anc_8.39a), whose protein sequence is MNQSLIQDSRSISATNIGKATASHQLVETVSDGIDWKKQCLLQKKEIDTIKELNKFLELERKIYSGKA, encoded by the coding sequence ATGAATCAATCATTGATTCAAGACAGCAGATCGATATCGGCAACAAATATTGGGAAGGCTACAGCCTCTCATCAGTTGGTAGAAACTGTCTCTGATGGTATAGACTGGAAGAAACAATGCCTATTAcagaagaaagaaatagatACTATCAAGGAATTGAATAAGTTTCTGGAACTGGAGCGTAAAATATATAGTGGGAAGGCTTAA
- the CTF19 gene encoding Ctf19p (similar to Saccharomyces cerevisiae CTF19 (YPL018W); ancestral locus Anc_8.63), with product MDFTSDLMSGENHSSIRSPTKSYHHQDASKSELGSALHSFSSNSNLGSELLNEEDLKRFKLQEEKEQLLNERNTLLQEIKELEEKKRNDISHAIDKDITDEEGEEETNSNIIDENALQLFKDILALNNDEKNIKILPVLNLRRHLNYLRLFTYPFIRLSIRSHDDVTNKMTIDLRFNRMVEDSLKQFTLTIELKYYSNSSLEIENYDILSISPHDSPVLYKICQQRNANVIDSNLVILQCYEYDRLQYRRNEILQSIIKEIKSTSTNDIQSTEDENKIRFNMVRTYNDVIDNDTLVIYARDIELSIAYEIKTKVKSLRSGNELIVPCTVLHVILKKNGDILGKIDADEITYELVKQFGVLKGLTKLYKLCFSKYGTI from the coding sequence atggaTTTTACTTCTGATTTGATGTCTGGAGAAAATCATTCCTCCATTAGATCTCCAACCAAatcatatcatcatcaggATGCTTCCAAGTCAGAGTTGGGTAGTGCGTTGCATTCATTTTCAAGTAATTCAAATCTCGGATCTGAATTActaaatgaagaagatttgaaaagatttaaattgcaagaagagaaagaacaattattgaatgaaagAAATACATTGcttcaagaaattaaggaattagaagagaagaaacGAAACGATATTTCACATGCAATTGACAAAGATATTACGGATGAAGAAGGAGAGGAAGAAACAAATAGTAATATCATTGATGAGAATGCGTTGCaacttttcaaagatattctagcattaaataatgatgaaaagaatattaaaatattaccaGTCTTGAATTTGAGAAGGCACTTGAACTATTTGCGGCTATTCACATATCCATTTATACGGTTATCCATACGATCACATGATGATGTTACAAATAAAATGACTATCGATTTAAGATTTAATAGAATGGTAGAAGATAGTTTGAAACAATTTACTCTTACAATCGagttaaaatattatagtAATAGCTCATTAGAGATAGAAAATTATGATATTCTTTCTATTTCCCCTCATGATAGTCCCGTATTGTACAAGATTTGTCAACAAAGAAACGCTAATGTAATTGATAGTAATTTAGTAATTTTACAATGTTACGAGTATGATAGACTTCAGTACagaagaaatgaaatattacaATCCATTATCAAAGAGATCAAATCAACAAGTACGAATGATATACAATCTACTGAAGACGAGAATAAAATTCGATTCAACATGGTACGAACATACAATGATGTTATAGACAACGATACATTAGTTATATATGCACGAGACATTGAATTATCAATAGCttatgaaattaaaacGAAAGTCAAATCATTACGATCTGGGAATGAATTAATCGTCCCATGTACCGTTTTACATGTAATCTTAAAGAAGAATGGTGATATATTAGGTAAAATTGATGCAGATGAAATCACTTATGAATTAGTAAAACAGTTTGGGGTATTAAAAGGATTAACTAAACTATATAAACTATGTTTCTCTAAATATGGaacaatataa